One genomic window of Gossypium hirsutum isolate 1008001.06 chromosome D11, Gossypium_hirsutum_v2.1, whole genome shotgun sequence includes the following:
- the LOC121223186 gene encoding uncharacterized protein, with protein sequence MIVIKQERKLYIIEEPIPNEPTANISRTDKDAYKKYLDDMLDIGYVMLAIMTPELQKQHEDMVVYDMIQHLKELYEGQACQERYETSKVLFRCKMVEGTLVGTHVLKMIGYIESLEKLGFPLGVKLATDVILQSFYMKKVEPKTIMMVCKDKDKGKLNDKILVGVLIFAPLYRDYKGVGFWLKEMWTCELEIEQELLH encoded by the exons aTGATTGTCATTAAACAAGAACGAAAATTATATATCATTGAAGAACCCATTCCTAATGAACCAACAGCTAATATCTCTAGAACTGACAAGGATGCTTATAAGAAGTATCTTGATGACATGTTAGATATAGGATATGTAATGCTTGCCATCATGACTCCTGAGCTTCAAAAGCAACATGAGGATATGGTTGTCTATGATATGATCCAGCACCTCAAGGAATTATATGAAGGGCAAGCATGTCAAGAGAGGTACGAGACCTCAAAAGTTCTATTTCGATGCAAAATGGTAGAGGGAACTCTTGTAGGAACTCACGTTCTCAAGATGATAGGCTATATTGAAAGCCTTGAAAAACTAGGATTTCCTCTAGGTGTGAAGCTGGCCACCGATGTCATCTTGCAATCATT TTACATGAAAAAGGTTGAACCTAAGACCATTATGATGGTCTGCAAGGACAAGGACAAAGGAAAGCTTAATGATAAG atactggttggGGTTCTCATATTTGCACCTCTATACAGGGACTATAAAGGAGTAGGATTTTGGCTAAAGGAGATGTGGACCTGCGAGTTGGAAATAGAGCAAGAGTTGTTGCATTAG